The proteins below come from a single Gordonia sp. X0973 genomic window:
- the cei gene encoding envelope integrity protein Cei, which yields MVASITTGYAKDHNGRPFRRRVHTPAVIAVAILAALGLVVWTLALTRAGGSSVPVDCNQPSAATPDPSAPVDPAHKPAPASAAPKLTAMNRDQMLDVSPAALSTFGVRVLNASGQRGKAQAVSDELANQGFGPTQDNAYGDDLLYPNRDLNCVGQIRFGEAGKASAAALWLAVPCAQLVVDGRPGTDVDLAIGQYFSGTEQSPDAQAALEALRSADPRNAKTGVDPQLIKAVHSAKC from the coding sequence GTGGTCGCCTCAATCACCACCGGGTATGCGAAAGACCACAACGGTCGCCCGTTCCGCCGCCGGGTGCACACGCCCGCGGTCATCGCCGTGGCGATCCTCGCCGCGCTGGGCCTCGTCGTCTGGACACTCGCGCTGACGCGCGCCGGCGGGTCCAGCGTGCCGGTCGACTGCAACCAGCCCTCGGCCGCCACGCCGGACCCGTCGGCCCCGGTCGACCCGGCCCACAAACCCGCGCCCGCCTCGGCCGCCCCCAAACTCACCGCGATGAACCGCGACCAGATGCTCGACGTCTCACCCGCGGCGCTGAGCACATTCGGCGTCCGCGTCCTCAACGCGTCGGGCCAGCGCGGCAAGGCGCAGGCGGTATCCGACGAACTCGCCAACCAGGGATTCGGGCCGACGCAGGACAACGCCTACGGCGACGACCTGCTCTACCCGAACCGCGACTTGAACTGCGTCGGCCAGATCCGTTTCGGCGAGGCGGGCAAGGCCAGCGCCGCCGCCCTCTGGTTGGCCGTTCCCTGCGCCCAGCTCGTCGTCGACGGCCGCCCGGGAACCGACGTCGACCTGGCGATCGGCCAATACTTCTCCGGCACCGAGCAGTCGCCGGATGCCCAGGCGGCCCTGGAGGCCCTGCGCTCGGCGGATCCGCGCAACGCCAAGACCGGCGTCGACCCGCAGCTGATCAAGGCGGTCCACTCCGCCAAGTGCTGA
- a CDS encoding inositol monophosphatase family protein produces MTTTPGNAYSELAEVAVAVAERAADHVRSRRAELFGPAANAPAEDVVRTKSAPTDPVTVADTESEEVIRAELARLRPADTILGEEGGGATEVPDGIRWVVDPIDGTVNFLYGIPAYAVSVAAQLDGRSVAGAVVDVARQVTYHAWAGGGAYRTDASGTSRCRPSAASEPALALVATGFAYSARRRREQARLLQELLPEVRDIRRIGAAALDLCLVAEGAVDAHFEHGLSPWDWAAGGLIAAEAGAVVRTPSPASRADAGDITVAIAPRLADALMGLLDEAGALAPLPIDPAA; encoded by the coding sequence GTGACGACCACTCCTGGAAACGCCTACTCCGAACTCGCGGAGGTCGCCGTCGCCGTGGCCGAGCGCGCCGCGGACCACGTGCGCTCGCGCCGCGCCGAGCTGTTCGGCCCGGCGGCGAACGCCCCGGCCGAAGACGTGGTCCGAACCAAGTCGGCGCCGACCGATCCGGTGACGGTGGCCGACACCGAATCGGAGGAGGTGATCCGCGCCGAACTCGCGCGGCTGCGCCCCGCCGACACGATCCTCGGCGAAGAGGGCGGCGGCGCCACCGAGGTGCCCGACGGCATCCGGTGGGTCGTCGACCCGATCGACGGCACCGTCAACTTCCTCTACGGGATCCCCGCCTACGCGGTCTCGGTCGCCGCGCAACTCGACGGCCGATCGGTCGCCGGGGCGGTCGTCGACGTCGCCCGGCAGGTGACCTACCACGCGTGGGCCGGCGGCGGTGCGTACCGCACCGACGCGTCGGGGACCAGCCGCTGCCGGCCCAGCGCGGCGAGCGAGCCCGCCCTCGCGCTGGTCGCCACCGGATTCGCCTACTCGGCCCGACGGCGGCGCGAGCAGGCCCGACTGCTGCAGGAGCTGTTGCCGGAGGTGCGCGACATCCGCCGGATCGGCGCCGCCGCCCTCGATCTGTGCCTGGTCGCCGAGGGGGCGGTCGACGCCCACTTCGAGCACGGCCTGTCGCCGTGGGATTGGGCCGCGGGCGGTCTGATCGCCGCCGAGGCCGGCGCGGTGGTCCGCACTCCGTCACCCGCCTCGCGCGCGGACGCGGGCGACATCACCGTCGCGATCGCGCCGCGGCTCGCCGACGCGCTGATGGGTCTGCTCGACGAGGCCGGGGCCCTGGCGCCGTTGCCGATCGACCCCGCCGCCTGA
- the ppgK gene encoding polyphosphate--glucose phosphotransferase, translated as MSSDSPSPGPASAEQLAVDSADPRYGFGVDVGGSGVKGGIVDLQTGELVGDRFKIKTPQPATPTAVAATVAEIVAHFSWAGPVGITLPAVVSGGVVRTAANIDHEWIGTDPYDLFGHHLVTRSLTVLNDADAAGLAEAKFGLGADEVDGVVIMLTLGTGIGSAILFNGGQLLPNTELGHLQVGKTIAEEQASARAKEEHDWSYEKWAGKLSRVLHEYEKLFSPTLFILGGGISRKANKWIPLLSTTTPAVPARLLNTAGIVGAAMAARDGLRP; from the coding sequence ATGTCCAGCGATTCGCCAAGCCCGGGACCCGCCAGCGCCGAGCAACTCGCCGTCGATTCCGCCGATCCGCGCTACGGGTTCGGCGTCGACGTCGGCGGATCCGGCGTGAAGGGCGGCATCGTCGACCTGCAAACCGGCGAACTCGTCGGCGACCGGTTCAAGATCAAGACGCCGCAACCCGCGACGCCGACGGCCGTGGCCGCGACGGTGGCCGAGATCGTCGCGCACTTCTCCTGGGCGGGACCGGTCGGCATCACCTTGCCCGCCGTCGTCTCCGGCGGAGTCGTGCGCACCGCGGCCAATATCGACCACGAGTGGATCGGCACCGATCCGTACGACCTGTTCGGGCACCATCTCGTCACGCGCAGCCTCACCGTGCTCAACGACGCCGACGCGGCCGGCCTCGCCGAGGCCAAATTCGGCCTGGGGGCCGACGAGGTCGACGGCGTGGTCATCATGCTCACCCTCGGCACGGGCATCGGGTCGGCGATCCTGTTCAACGGCGGACAACTCCTGCCCAATACCGAACTCGGCCACCTGCAGGTCGGCAAGACGATCGCCGAGGAGCAGGCCTCGGCCCGCGCGAAGGAGGAGCACGACTGGTCCTACGAGAAGTGGGCGGGCAAGCTGTCCCGCGTCCTGCACGAATACGAGAAGCTGTTCTCCCCCACGCTGTTCATCCTCGGCGGCGGTATCAGCCGCAAGGCCAACAAGTGGATTCCCCTGCTGAGCACGACGACCCCGGCGGTGCCGGCGCGCCTGCTGAACACCGCGGGCATCGTCGGCGCGGCGATGGCGGCGCGCGACGGCCTGCGACCGTGA
- a CDS encoding RNA polymerase sigma factor, which translates to MAATKTTARKTTPEKKSPEKKTAAGKAASTAKKLTARAAAAAKKTTTRGSAAEKDEAAEVTATTTTAAKKTAAKKAPAKKAAAPAKKTAAKKAPAKKAAPAKKAAAKKTAGAKAAGAKGATKAEESTTGDDEAELEAGATIDDIDDSEVDLNDPELDITDDDDEEAEAPADGKDAKAGAKDSKDAKESGDFVWDEEESEALRQARKDAELTASADSVRAYLKQIGKVALLNAEEEVALAKRIEAGLYAAELMTRLHASGEKVPMAQRRALREVAYDGTKAKNHLLEANLRLVVSLAKRYTGRGMAFLDLIQEGNLGLIRAVEKFDYTKGYKFSTYATWWIRQAITRAMADQARTIRIPVHMVEVINKLGRIQRELLQDLGREPTPEELAKEMDITPEKVLEIQQYAREPISLDQTIGDEGDSQLGDFIEDSEAIVAVDAVSFTLLQDQLQSVLETLSEREAGVVRLRFGLTDGQPRTLDEIGQVYGVTRERIRQIESKTMSKLRHPSRSQVLRDYLD; encoded by the coding sequence GTGGCTGCCACCAAGACCACCGCGCGCAAGACCACCCCGGAGAAAAAGTCCCCGGAGAAGAAGACCGCGGCCGGCAAGGCGGCGAGCACGGCCAAGAAGCTGACGGCCCGCGCGGCCGCCGCTGCCAAGAAGACGACGACACGCGGCTCGGCCGCCGAGAAGGATGAGGCCGCCGAGGTGACCGCCACGACCACGACCGCAGCGAAGAAGACCGCGGCAAAGAAGGCACCGGCCAAGAAGGCCGCGGCACCGGCCAAGAAGACCGCCGCGAAGAAGGCACCCGCCAAGAAGGCGGCACCGGCGAAGAAAGCCGCCGCGAAGAAGACCGCCGGGGCCAAGGCCGCCGGCGCGAAGGGTGCCACGAAGGCCGAAGAATCGACCACGGGCGACGACGAGGCCGAGTTGGAGGCCGGGGCGACGATCGACGACATCGATGACAGCGAGGTCGATCTGAACGATCCCGAACTCGACATCACCGACGACGATGACGAGGAGGCCGAGGCGCCGGCCGACGGCAAGGACGCCAAGGCGGGCGCCAAGGATTCCAAGGACGCCAAGGAGTCCGGTGACTTCGTCTGGGACGAGGAGGAGTCCGAGGCGCTGCGCCAGGCGCGCAAGGATGCCGAGCTCACCGCGTCGGCCGACTCGGTGCGCGCCTACCTCAAGCAGATCGGCAAGGTCGCGCTGCTGAACGCCGAGGAGGAGGTGGCGCTGGCCAAGCGGATCGAGGCCGGCCTCTACGCCGCCGAGCTGATGACGCGTCTGCACGCCTCGGGCGAGAAGGTGCCGATGGCCCAGCGGCGCGCGCTGCGCGAGGTCGCCTATGACGGCACCAAGGCCAAGAACCATCTCCTGGAGGCGAACCTGCGCCTCGTCGTCTCGCTGGCCAAGCGCTACACCGGCCGCGGCATGGCCTTCCTCGACCTGATCCAGGAGGGCAACCTCGGCCTGATCCGCGCGGTCGAGAAGTTCGACTACACCAAGGGCTACAAATTCTCGACCTACGCCACCTGGTGGATCCGACAGGCGATCACCCGTGCGATGGCCGATCAGGCCCGGACCATCCGTATCCCGGTCCACATGGTGGAGGTCATCAACAAGCTCGGACGCATCCAGCGCGAGCTGCTGCAGGACCTCGGCCGCGAGCCCACTCCGGAGGAGTTGGCCAAGGAGATGGACATCACGCCGGAGAAGGTGCTGGAGATCCAGCAGTATGCGCGTGAGCCGATCTCGCTTGACCAGACGATCGGCGACGAGGGCGACAGCCAGCTCGGCGACTTCATCGAAGACTCCGAGGCCATCGTCGCGGTCGACGCGGTCAGCTTCACGCTGCTGCAGGACCAGCTGCAGTCGGTCCTCGAGACCCTGTCCGAGCGCGAGGCCGGCGTCGTCCGGCTCCGCTTCGGCCTCACCGACGGTCAGCCCCGCACCCTCGACGAGATCGGGCAGGTCTACGGGGTCACCCGTGAGCGCATCCGCCAGATCGAGTCGAAGACGATGAGCAAACTGCGCCACCCGTCGCGCTCCCAGGTGCTCCGCGACTACCTGGACTAA
- a CDS encoding DEAD/DEAH box helicase has product MPLRAWQRRALTKYLTAKPRDFLAVATPGAGKTTFGLRIAAELLADRTVEAVTVVAPTEHLKHQWAQAAQRVGIALDSNFSNTTGATSSDFDGVVLTYAQVAAHPARHRVRTENRRTLVILDEVHHAGDAKSWGDAIREAFDDAARRLALTGTPFRSDDSPIPFVTYEPEPGGGARSKADHTYGYADALADGVVRPVVFMAYSGQASWRTSAGEEYTARLGEPLSAEQTARAWRTALDSHGDWIPAVLRAAHTRLIQLRASGVHDAGGLVIATDQTVAREYAELLSEISGTPVTLVLSDDPGSSKRIAAFSDSEDMWMVAVRMVSEGVDVPRLSVGVYATSAATPLYFAQAIGRFVRSRRPGETASVFLPSVPVLLDLASQLEAERDHVLGKPHRDSGLDDAALIEANKTEDEDGEDEPAFQSLHADAELDQVIFDGSSFGTATYAGSEEESDYLGLPGLLDADQVRELLSRRQAEQLTKRAAAPATNPRDGAPEGRGAAAALQSLRKELNSLVALHHHRTGKAHGMVHRELRERLGGPPTAMATAEQLTERIQALREWR; this is encoded by the coding sequence ATGCCGTTGCGCGCCTGGCAGCGCCGCGCACTCACGAAATACCTGACCGCCAAACCGCGGGATTTCCTCGCGGTGGCCACCCCGGGAGCGGGTAAGACCACCTTCGGCCTGCGGATCGCGGCCGAATTGCTCGCCGACCGGACCGTCGAGGCGGTCACCGTCGTCGCGCCGACCGAACACCTCAAGCACCAGTGGGCGCAGGCCGCGCAGCGGGTGGGCATAGCGCTGGACTCGAACTTCTCCAACACGACCGGTGCGACGAGCTCGGATTTCGACGGCGTCGTGCTCACCTACGCGCAGGTCGCCGCGCACCCGGCGCGCCACCGGGTGCGCACCGAGAACCGGCGGACGCTGGTGATCCTCGACGAGGTACACCACGCGGGTGACGCGAAGTCTTGGGGCGACGCCATCCGCGAGGCCTTCGACGACGCGGCCCGACGGTTGGCGCTGACCGGCACGCCGTTCCGGTCCGACGACTCGCCGATCCCGTTCGTCACCTACGAACCCGAACCGGGCGGGGGCGCCCGGTCGAAGGCCGACCACACCTACGGCTACGCCGATGCGCTCGCCGACGGCGTGGTCCGGCCCGTCGTGTTCATGGCCTATTCCGGCCAGGCCAGTTGGCGGACGAGCGCGGGGGAGGAGTACACCGCACGGTTGGGTGAGCCGCTGTCGGCGGAGCAGACGGCCCGCGCCTGGCGCACCGCGCTCGACTCGCACGGCGACTGGATCCCGGCGGTCCTGCGGGCCGCGCACACCCGCCTCATCCAGTTGCGCGCCTCCGGCGTGCACGACGCAGGCGGGCTGGTGATCGCCACCGATCAGACGGTCGCGCGCGAGTACGCCGAGTTGCTGAGCGAGATCAGCGGCACCCCGGTGACGCTCGTGTTGTCTGACGACCCTGGGTCGTCGAAGCGCATCGCGGCGTTCTCCGACTCCGAGGACATGTGGATGGTGGCGGTCCGCATGGTCTCCGAGGGAGTCGACGTGCCGCGCCTGTCCGTCGGCGTCTATGCGACGAGTGCCGCGACGCCGCTGTACTTCGCACAGGCCATCGGGAGATTCGTGCGTTCGCGGCGACCGGGGGAGACGGCGAGCGTCTTCCTCCCGTCGGTCCCGGTGCTGCTGGACCTGGCCAGCCAGCTCGAGGCGGAGCGCGACCACGTGTTGGGCAAGCCGCACCGCGACTCCGGTCTCGATGACGCTGCGCTGATCGAGGCGAACAAGACCGAGGACGAGGACGGGGAGGACGAGCCGGCCTTCCAGTCGTTGCACGCCGACGCCGAACTGGACCAGGTGATCTTCGACGGCTCCTCCTTCGGCACCGCCACCTATGCGGGCAGCGAGGAGGAATCCGACTACCTGGGGCTACCCGGGCTGCTCGACGCCGACCAGGTCCGCGAGCTGTTGTCGCGCCGCCAGGCCGAGCAGCTGACCAAGCGTGCCGCGGCACCCGCCACCAACCCCCGGGATGGGGCGCCGGAGGGCCGGGGAGCCGCGGCGGCGCTGCAGTCGTTGCGCAAAGAACTCAACTCCCTCGTCGCGCTGCACCACCACCGGACCGGCAAAGCCCACGGCATGGTGCACCGCGAGCTGCGCGAGCGCCTCGGCGGACCGCCGACGGCGATGGCGACGGCCGAGCAGCTGACCGAGCGCATCCAAGCGCTGCGCGAGTGGCGCTGA